The genomic stretch CGACATTGGCGATTGGGCATCGCCGTCAATCGGCACTCCCCAATCCGTCGATCGCCACTCGGCACCCGGCAAGTCGTCGATCGCCAATCGCCAATCGGCGATCGACAGTTGGCGAGCGCGTATGGGCTTCGTAGCGCCTTTCGTCCTGGCGGGTCTGGCGGCGCTCGCCATTCCCGTGCTGATCCATCTGATCCAGCGCGAGCGGAAGCGCGTGGTCGAATTCCCGTCGCTGATGTTCCTGCGCCGGATCCCCTACCAGTCGGTGCGGCGCCGCCGCATCCGCGACTGGACGCTGCTCGCGATGCGGCTTGCCGCGCTGGCGCTGATCGTCATGGCGTTCGCGCGGCCGTTCTTCAAGCGTGATTCGCTGGCGGCGGCGACGCAGCAGGGTGCGCGCGAGGCCGTGATCCTCGTCGACCGTTCGTACAGCATGGAGTACGGCGATCGCTGGCAGCGCGCCCGCACCGCCGCGCGCGACGCCATCAACGGGCTCGGCGCCGGCGATCGCGCGTCCCTGGTGTTCTTCTCGTCCGGCGCGGAGGTCGCGGTGCGGTCCTCCGCCGATCGCGGCCGTCTCGACGCCGGCCTCGCCGCCGCCGCGACCGGACCGGGCGCCACCCGGTTCGCCCCGGCGCTCAAGCTCGCCGCGAGCCTGCTCGCCGAGTCGGCCCTCCCGCGCCGCGAGATCATTCTCATCAGCGACTTTCAGCGCCGCGGCTGGGAACAGACCCCTGGACGCGACGACGTCAAGCTGCCGGAGCGGACGACGCTGACGCCGATCGACGTCGCGTCCGGCGAGACCTCGAACCTGTCGGTCACGCCCGTGTCGCTCCAGCGCTCGCGGTTCGAGAACCACGATCGCATTGCCGTCACCGCCGGGCTGGTGAACCACAGCGGCAGCGCGGTGAGCAGCGTGCCGGTGTCGCTCGACGTCGACGGCAAGTCGATTCAGTCGCTTCCGGCGAACGTCGCGCCCGGCGGATCGAGCAGCGTGACGTTCGCGCCGTTCACCGTCGCGTCGCGCAACATGCGCGGCACGATCCGCCTGCCGGACGACGGCCTGAAGCGCGACAACGTCTTCCACTTCGTCGTCTCTCCGTCCGAACCCGTGCGGGTGTTCGCCGTCGGACGCGCGGGCGCCGAACGGCAGTCGCTGTACCTCGCGCGCGCGCTGTCGATCGGCGAGGCGCCGCGCGTCGAGCTGGTCGCGCGCACGCCGGCCTCCTTCTCCGACGCGGACGCGCGGCAGGCGGCGGTGGTCATCCTGAACGACGTGCAGACGCCCGACGATCTCGCCGATCGTCTCGCGCGGTTCGTTCGCGACGGCGGCGGGCTCCTGATTGCCGCCGGGCCGCAGGCCACCTGGCCCGCGCGTCTCTCGGACGTCGTCCCCGCGCTGCCGGGGGAGCTGATCGATCGCACCACCGCCGCCCCGTCGCGGCTCGGCGCGCTCGAGTACAGCCACCCGGTGTTCGAGCTGTTCCGCGCGCCGCGGAGCGGGGATTTCGCGGCCGCCCGGTTCTACGGCTATCGCGCGACGGGGCCGTCGACGGGCCAGGTGCTGGCCCGCTTCGACGACGGCACGCCGGCGCTTCTCGAGCGGAAAACCGGGGCGGGACGGGTGTTGATGTGGACGTCGTCGCTGGACCTCGACTGGAGCGACATGCCGGTCAAACCGGTATTCCTGCCGTTCGTCCACACCCTGACGAAATACCTGGCGGATTATGCCGAGGCGCCTGCATCATTGACGGTAGGGCAGGTGATTCCGGCGCCACGGCCGGCGCCGGGGCGGGCGGCTGCGGCGAACCGCGGCGGCACGGTGGCGATTGCTCCCTCCGGGGCGCGCGTCTCGGTCGAGACCGAGGACGGCGCGCTCGAACTGGCGGAGCAGGGGTTCTAC from Vicinamibacterales bacterium encodes the following:
- a CDS encoding BatA domain-containing protein gives rise to the protein MGFVAPFVLAGLAALAIPVLIHLIQRERKRVVEFPSLMFLRRIPYQSVRRRRIRDWTLLAMRLAALALIVMAFARPFFKRDSLAAATQQGAREAVILVDRSYSMEYGDRWQRARTAARDAINGLGAGDRASLVFFSSGAEVAVRSSADRGRLDAGLAAAATGPGATRFAPALKLAASLLAESALPRREIILISDFQRRGWEQTPGRDDVKLPERTTLTPIDVASGETSNLSVTPVSLQRSRFENHDRIAVTAGLVNHSGSAVSSVPVSLDVDGKSIQSLPANVAPGGSSSVTFAPFTVASRNMRGTIRLPDDGLKRDNVFHFVVSPSEPVRVFAVGRAGAERQSLYLARALSIGEAPRVELVARTPASFSDADARQAAVVILNDVQTPDDLADRLARFVRDGGGLLIAAGPQATWPARLSDVVPALPGELIDRTTAAPSRLGALEYSHPVFELFRAPRSGDFAAARFYGYRATGPSTGQVLARFDDGTPALLERKTGAGRVLMWTSSLDLDWSDMPVKPVFLPFVHTLTKYLADYAEAPASLTVGQVIPAPRPAPGRAAAANRGGTVAIAPSGARVSVETEDGALELAEQGFYDVRTQGAGADTATALAANVDLSESDLAPLDPRELAAAVAGRPPGDVAGLSGPRPSDEAQAQAQRLWWYLLVAGGLLLAGETLLSNRLSQNGARVS